A window of the Thalassospira sp. TSL5-1 genome harbors these coding sequences:
- a CDS encoding methyl-accepting chemotaxis protein: MSLHNVRLKLKVLVGILSPLIFLLLLAGVSIFAIRSMLSTSNWVEHTNKVLIDVESVTASAINMETGMRGYLLSGKDDFLAPYEEGEKNVYSQINSLKKIVSDNPAQVARLTEAEKILKDWQANVTEPMINIRRDIATNQTSNDSGIITMDGLSDLVGKAQGKAYLDKFRATMNEIHQAEAKLLDIRQAQNQSTVFFAYAMIAGCVVIALTVGTSMAFIIGGAIASPIIRMTKTMRVLSSGDKTIEIPDTDRGDEIGEMATALEIFKDSMIKADQLAAREIEQSKEREERAKKIEQATQDFDTVIAQVLTAVVSSASQMGNTATSMLDTANNTNHRAATVAAASEQASANVQSVATATEELSSSINEISRQISHSSATAQRAVEEAETTNNQMQNLVIAAQKVGEVVSLISNIAQQTNLLALNATIEAARAGEAGKGFAVVANEVKALANETARATGEISQQIESIQTETRTAVSTIQSITKTIDEMNAITVAISSAMEEQDAATKEITRNIQQASTGTNDVSANIIEVRNSVGNTEQAAGQVSDVARDLTTKADDLKAQVDTFLTCVRAA; this comes from the coding sequence ATGTCATTACACAATGTCAGGCTAAAACTCAAAGTACTGGTCGGTATACTAAGTCCTTTGATATTTCTGCTGTTACTGGCAGGCGTTTCCATCTTCGCCATTCGCTCGATGCTCTCGACAAGCAACTGGGTCGAACATACCAACAAGGTCCTGATTGATGTGGAGAGCGTCACGGCATCCGCAATCAATATGGAAACCGGGATGCGCGGATATCTTCTCTCCGGAAAGGACGATTTTCTGGCCCCCTATGAAGAAGGGGAGAAAAACGTTTATTCTCAAATAAACAGCCTGAAAAAGATTGTGTCCGATAATCCGGCACAAGTCGCCCGCCTGACAGAAGCAGAAAAAATCCTCAAAGATTGGCAAGCCAATGTCACCGAGCCGATGATCAATATCCGGCGCGATATTGCAACCAATCAAACCAGCAATGATAGTGGCATTATAACAATGGACGGACTATCCGATCTGGTTGGCAAAGCTCAGGGCAAGGCCTATTTGGATAAATTCCGGGCGACCATGAACGAAATCCATCAGGCCGAGGCAAAGCTGCTTGATATCCGACAGGCGCAAAATCAAAGCACGGTCTTCTTTGCCTATGCCATGATTGCCGGCTGCGTTGTGATTGCGCTTACCGTTGGCACAAGCATGGCCTTCATCATTGGCGGTGCCATCGCGTCCCCGATTATCCGGATGACAAAAACCATGCGGGTCCTTTCATCGGGTGACAAAACCATTGAGATCCCCGACACGGACCGGGGCGACGAAATTGGCGAAATGGCAACGGCCCTGGAAATCTTCAAGGACAGCATGATCAAGGCAGATCAACTCGCCGCCCGTGAAATAGAGCAAAGCAAAGAACGCGAGGAACGAGCCAAAAAAATTGAACAGGCCACACAGGATTTCGACACGGTGATTGCCCAGGTATTAACCGCTGTTGTGTCTTCGGCATCCCAAATGGGCAATACAGCCACATCGATGCTTGATACGGCAAACAATACCAACCACCGCGCAGCTACCGTTGCTGCCGCTTCCGAACAGGCTTCGGCCAATGTGCAAAGCGTTGCCACCGCCACCGAAGAACTTTCTTCCTCGATTAACGAAATCAGCCGACAAATTTCGCATTCTTCCGCCACCGCACAACGTGCTGTCGAAGAGGCCGAAACAACCAACAATCAGATGCAAAACCTGGTGATCGCCGCCCAAAAGGTGGGAGAAGTGGTCAGCCTGATTTCAAATATTGCCCAGCAAACCAATCTGCTGGCGCTCAATGCCACGATCGAGGCCGCGCGCGCGGGTGAAGCAGGAAAGGGATTTGCGGTTGTGGCCAATGAGGTAAAGGCACTTGCCAATGAAACAGCCCGGGCAACCGGCGAGATCAGCCAGCAAATTGAAAGTATCCAGACCGAAACCAGAACGGCGGTAAGCACCATCCAGTCGATCACCAAAACCATTGACGAAATGAATGCAATCACCGTGGCCATTTCATCGGCAATGGAAGAACAGGATGCCGCAACCAAGGAAATCACCCGCAATATCCAGCAGGCATCGACCGGAACCAACGATGTCAGCGCCAATATCATAGAAGTCCGAAATTCGGTCGGAAATACCGAACAAGCTGCCGGACAGGTGAGCGATGTCGCACGGGACCTGACGACCAAGGCGGACGATTTGAAAGCACAAGTCGATACCTTCCTGACCTGTGTGCGCGCCGCCTGA
- the otnI gene encoding 2-oxo-tetronate isomerase, whose amino-acid sequence MPRFCANLSFLFADLPFEKRFAAAAAAGFSGVEYVGAYDMPMADIKRHLDENELKQVLFNLPPGDWDAGDRGLACRPGREEEFRDSVFKALDYATTLDCDMIHCMAGNMAKGEDPGELARLYCDNLLYAADEAAKAGVTVLIEPINGVDMPGYLLNSVEQAAVILDQLDHSSLALQFDIYHAQLVGGDIASRLAKHFDKIRHVQIAGVPGRHEPDRGELNCSFLFYLLDRLGYDGWIGCEYKPQGTTEEGLGWLSPWQGTAS is encoded by the coding sequence ATGCCCCGGTTTTGTGCCAATCTGTCATTTCTGTTTGCCGATCTGCCTTTTGAAAAACGTTTTGCTGCTGCGGCGGCAGCGGGATTTTCGGGGGTGGAATATGTTGGCGCCTATGACATGCCAATGGCTGATATTAAACGCCATCTTGATGAAAACGAGTTGAAACAGGTTTTGTTCAATCTGCCGCCGGGGGATTGGGACGCCGGGGATCGTGGTCTGGCCTGCCGACCGGGCCGGGAGGAGGAATTTCGCGATTCCGTTTTCAAGGCGCTGGATTACGCCACCACGCTTGATTGCGATATGATCCATTGCATGGCGGGCAACATGGCAAAGGGCGAAGACCCTGGCGAACTGGCCCGGCTTTATTGTGATAATCTGCTTTATGCCGCAGACGAGGCAGCCAAGGCAGGCGTAACGGTTTTGATCGAGCCGATCAACGGCGTTGATATGCCGGGCTATCTTCTAAACTCTGTCGAGCAGGCGGCGGTTATCCTTGACCAATTGGATCATTCGTCCTTGGCTTTGCAGTTCGATATTTACCATGCCCAGCTTGTGGGGGGTGATATTGCATCCCGCCTTGCCAAGCATTTTGATAAAATTCGCCATGTGCAAATTGCCGGTGTGCCGGGCCGCCACGAACCGGACCGGGGTGAACTTAACTGTTCGTTCCTGTTTTATTTGCTGGACCGGCTGGGATATGACGGCTGGATTGGGTGCGAATATAAACCCCAAGGCACAACCGAAGAAGGATTGGGCTGGTTGTCACCCTGGCAGGGAACGGCATCCTGA
- a CDS encoding FadR/GntR family transcriptional regulator has protein sequence MPRGQMTENPFPMQPTPDQPAAPNAHSGENERPKRVADRVADTLLARFAAGDYLPGERLPGERQLAEDMNVSRVSVRAALQKLKTRGYLRAVQGGGTELLSSTGIEMDVAMTDLVRGSITNLADLMELRRTLETWAARRAAENATDEQLAELRATFQQVHDPRRAAKYRTEDDHRLHMMIARASGSIIYYHLMKMLHDVLHTALDEIRFHIFAGPQFDNMVQNHHRAIIDAIAARDPDRAEQAMYEHLGAVINHVTERNPKAAKD, from the coding sequence ATGCCCCGTGGACAGATGACGGAGAACCCGTTTCCCATGCAGCCAACGCCGGACCAGCCTGCCGCCCCAAACGCCCATTCAGGCGAAAACGAGCGCCCAAAGCGCGTTGCCGACCGGGTTGCCGATACCCTGCTGGCCCGATTTGCCGCCGGGGATTATTTACCTGGCGAACGCCTGCCCGGTGAAAGGCAGCTGGCCGAGGACATGAATGTCAGCCGGGTGTCGGTGCGCGCGGCTTTGCAAAAACTTAAAACACGCGGTTATTTGCGGGCCGTGCAAGGCGGCGGGACGGAGCTTTTATCCTCCACCGGCATTGAAATGGATGTCGCGATGACCGACCTTGTCCGTGGGTCGATTACCAATCTGGCTGACCTGATGGAACTGCGCCGCACCCTTGAAACCTGGGCGGCCCGCCGGGCGGCGGAAAATGCCACCGATGAACAACTGGCCGAATTGCGCGCCACCTTTCAACAGGTGCACGACCCGCGCCGGGCTGCCAAATACCGCACCGAAGATGACCACCGCCTGCATATGATGATTGCACGCGCCAGCGGCAGCATCATTTATTATCACCTGATGAAAATGCTGCACGATGTGCTGCACACAGCCCTTGATGAAATCCGGTTTCATATCTTTGCCGGACCGCAATTTGACAACATGGTCCAGAACCATCACCGCGCCATTATCGATGCCATCGCCGCCCGGGACCCGGACCGCGCCGAACAGGCGATGTATGAACATCTGGGGGCCGTCATCAATCATGTTACCGAACGTAACCCGAAGGCAGCCAAAGACTGA
- a CDS encoding glycerate kinase — MTLQHNSLSASPREILQKLMTAALVAADPAVQIPRHMPEQPKGKTIVIGAGKASAHMARSFEECWIKENGSKDIANRLCGLVVTRYGHAAPCEHIEIVEASHPVPDEAGQKAAGRILEMAQNAGPDDLIVCMISGGGSALLALPAPGITLEDKQAISKALLKSGATISEMNCVRKHLSAIKGGRLALAGSRAKMITYLVSDVPGDDPAIIASGPTIPDPTTQQDALAILKRYDIALPEAANKLLADPEHETVKPGHDCFNDNDVVMLSRPQDSLMAAASTAQDMGLNTVILGDAIEGESREIAIMHAGIARQVATHDQPAQKPCILLSGGETTVTVRGDGGRGGRNAEFMLSLLLQLRDETGFAALAIDTDGIDGSEDNAGAIMDEHSWQKARDRKIDLADHLDRNDAYSAFEKLDDLIVTGPTLTNVNDFRAILIF; from the coding sequence ATGACCTTGCAGCACAACAGCCTGTCCGCATCACCGCGCGAGATTTTGCAGAAGCTGATGACTGCCGCGCTCGTGGCCGCTGACCCGGCTGTGCAAATCCCGCGTCATATGCCCGAACAACCCAAGGGGAAAACCATCGTCATTGGCGCGGGCAAGGCATCGGCACATATGGCGCGCAGCTTCGAGGAATGCTGGATAAAGGAAAATGGCAGCAAGGATATTGCGAACCGGTTATGCGGCCTTGTTGTCACGCGTTATGGTCACGCCGCCCCATGTGAGCATATCGAAATTGTCGAGGCATCCCACCCCGTACCGGACGAAGCCGGGCAAAAGGCCGCCGGGCGCATTTTGGAAATGGCGCAAAATGCCGGGCCGGATGACCTGATTGTCTGCATGATTTCCGGGGGCGGGTCGGCCCTTTTGGCCCTGCCCGCTCCGGGCATTACCCTGGAGGACAAACAGGCGATCAGCAAGGCCCTGCTGAAAAGCGGTGCCACCATTTCCGAAATGAATTGCGTGCGCAAACATCTTTCCGCGATCAAGGGCGGGCGGCTGGCCCTGGCCGGGTCCCGGGCCAAAATGATCACTTACCTGGTTTCTGACGTGCCCGGTGATGACCCGGCCATTATTGCATCCGGCCCAACTATTCCCGACCCGACAACGCAACAAGATGCCCTTGCCATCCTGAAACGCTATGACATTGCCCTGCCCGAGGCAGCGAATAAGCTGCTGGCGGACCCTGAGCATGAAACCGTCAAGCCGGGTCACGATTGTTTTAACGACAATGATGTCGTCATGCTGTCGCGCCCGCAGGATTCCCTGATGGCCGCTGCCAGCACAGCACAGGATATGGGCCTGAATACGGTTATTCTCGGCGATGCCATCGAGGGGGAATCGCGCGAAATTGCCATTATGCACGCCGGGATTGCCCGGCAGGTGGCAACGCACGACCAACCGGCACAAAAACCCTGCATCCTGCTATCGGGTGGGGAAACAACCGTAACCGTGCGCGGCGATGGCGGCCGGGGCGGTCGCAATGCCGAATTCATGCTGTCGCTGTTGCTGCAATTGCGCGACGAAACCGGCTTTGCCGCCCTTGCCATTGATACCGACGGCATTGATGGCAGCGAGGATAATGCAGGCGCGATTATGGATGAACATAGCTGGCAAAAAGCCCGGGATAGAAAAATCGACCTTGCCGACCATCTGGATCGCAACGATGCCTATAGCGCCTTTGAAAAGCTTGATGACCTGATCGTCACCGGCCCGACACTGACGAACGTGAACGATTTTCGGGCCATTCTGATTTTTTAA
- a CDS encoding N-formylglutamate amidohydrolase, translating to MSHHPAQLLCSEDPAPFEIINDEGAGHALFVCDHASRAIPKSLGTLGLPEAERKRHIGWDIGARKVTEILVKRFDCPAVLCGFSRLVIDCNRQLWDPTGMPEIADKTVVPGNQNVSPTEHMKRIREIFLPYHWAIEERIARFHAHKIAPAILAIHSFTPVFQGFERPWEIGILWDQDGRIPLPLLENLRRRNPDLTIGDNEPYSGRHMADYTIDHHAEAANLPCVSVEIRQDLIDTDDGCEKWAGILGDALESILADPNLYKLRRD from the coding sequence GTGAGCCACCATCCCGCGCAACTGCTGTGCAGTGAAGATCCCGCCCCGTTTGAAATCATCAATGATGAGGGGGCGGGGCATGCGCTGTTTGTGTGTGATCATGCCTCGCGCGCCATTCCCAAATCGTTGGGCACGCTGGGCCTGCCCGAGGCAGAACGCAAACGCCATATCGGCTGGGATATTGGCGCGCGCAAGGTGACGGAAATTCTGGTCAAGCGGTTTGACTGCCCTGCAGTATTGTGCGGTTTTTCGCGTTTGGTGATTGATTGCAATCGCCAGCTTTGGGACCCGACAGGCATGCCCGAAATTGCCGATAAAACCGTTGTGCCGGGCAACCAGAATGTGTCGCCAACCGAACATATGAAGCGCATTCGTGAAATCTTTCTGCCCTATCACTGGGCGATTGAAGAACGTATTGCCCGGTTTCATGCCCATAAAATCGCGCCGGCCATCTTGGCAATTCACAGCTTTACCCCGGTTTTCCAGGGTTTTGAACGCCCGTGGGAAATTGGCATCCTGTGGGATCAGGATGGCCGTATTCCACTGCCACTTTTGGAAAATTTGCGTCGCCGGAACCCGGATCTGACCATTGGCGATAACGAACCCTATTCGGGCCGCCACATGGCCGACTACACCATTGATCACCATGCCGAAGCGGCCAATCTGCCGTGCGTCTCGGTTGAAATTCGTCAGGACCTGATTGATACTGATGATGGTTGTGAAAAATGGGCGGGTATTTTAGGGGATGCGCTGGAAAGCATCCTGGCGGACCCGAACCTCTATAAACTTCGGAGGGACTGA
- a CDS encoding MmcB family DNA repair protein gives MTRSRPEITAEVTEGVCRLLHHHNMACITELRLGNGRRLDVLALGPKGELWAVEVKSSVEDFRVDAKWQTYRDYCDRFFFAVPMEFPRDLIPEEEGLIVADRFEAAIVRPAEDFKLNAARRKKLLIDFGRLSAGRLRGDDKTDMLIS, from the coding sequence ATGACCCGATCCCGCCCTGAAATTACCGCCGAAGTGACCGAAGGCGTTTGCAGGCTTTTGCATCATCATAACATGGCCTGCATCACGGAATTGCGGTTGGGAAACGGGCGGCGGCTGGATGTTTTGGCCTTGGGGCCGAAGGGAGAACTGTGGGCGGTGGAGGTCAAATCATCGGTCGAGGATTTTCGTGTTGATGCCAAATGGCAAACATATCGCGATTATTGCGACCGGTTTTTCTTTGCCGTGCCAATGGAATTTCCCCGTGATTTGATCCCGGAGGAAGAAGGGCTGATTGTGGCCGACAGGTTTGAAGCCGCGATTGTCAGACCGGCCGAAGATTTCAAGCTGAATGCGGCACGCCGCAAAAAGCTTCTGATTGATTTTGGCCGGTTATCCGCCGGGCGGTTACGCGGTGACGACAAGACGGATATGCTGATTTCCTGA
- a CDS encoding DUF2312 domain-containing protein codes for MTEVGGIAADQLASYVERIERLEEEKANLMADIKEVYGEAKALGYDVKILRQIIRLRKMEDHERTEQEEILEVYKRALGMS; via the coding sequence ATGACCGAAGTCGGAGGAATTGCAGCCGACCAGCTCGCATCCTATGTCGAGCGTATAGAGCGCCTTGAAGAAGAAAAGGCCAACCTGATGGCCGATATCAAGGAAGTTTACGGCGAAGCCAAAGCCCTTGGCTATGACGTGAAAATCCTGCGCCAGATTATCCGCCTGCGCAAAATGGAAGACCACGAACGCACCGAACAGGAAGAAATCCTGGAAGTGTATAAACGCGCGCTGGGAATGAGCTAA
- a CDS encoding FMN-dependent NADH-azoreductase → MATILHIDSSARPGRSDTTAHGSHSRRLTARFIARWQQHRPDDTIIYRDVGTTPPKPVTGDWIHAAFTKPEAREDWMHDVLRESDILIDELLKADIIVTGVPMYNFGMPAQMKAWIENIVRVGRTFGFDRARDGVPYWPMVTGNKTAIVLSSRGDYGYNPGERVGHLNHVEGGVFTPLEYIGITDHHSAAIEYDEFGDDRTQHSIATAEAEVDRLVQFLLPRFSA, encoded by the coding sequence ATGGCAACCATTCTGCATATCGACAGCAGTGCGCGACCAGGCCGATCCGACACCACAGCACACGGCTCCCATAGCCGCAGGTTAACGGCCCGCTTTATTGCCCGCTGGCAGCAACACCGCCCAGATGACACCATCATCTATCGCGATGTCGGCACCACCCCGCCAAAACCGGTCACCGGTGACTGGATCCATGCCGCCTTTACCAAACCCGAGGCGCGCGAGGACTGGATGCACGACGTTTTGCGCGAAAGCGACATACTGATCGACGAACTGTTAAAGGCCGATATCATCGTTACCGGGGTGCCGATGTATAATTTCGGCATGCCCGCCCAAATGAAGGCCTGGATTGAAAATATCGTGCGTGTGGGCCGCACCTTCGGGTTTGATCGGGCGCGTGATGGTGTTCCTTACTGGCCGATGGTCACGGGCAATAAAACCGCCATCGTCTTATCCTCGCGCGGCGATTATGGCTATAATCCCGGCGAACGGGTGGGCCATCTTAACCATGTAGAAGGCGGCGTTTTCACCCCGCTGGAATATATCGGCATCACCGACCATCACAGCGCCGCCATCGAATATGACGAATTTGGCGATGATCGCACCCAACATTCCATTGCCACCGCCGAGGCGGAAGTGGATCGCCTGGTTCAATTCCTGCTGCCACGCTTTTCCGCGTAA
- a CDS encoding carboxylate-amine ligase — translation MSRKEPAFSIGIEEEFWLVDRETRDVATDPAADFLKDCKAELGDHVSSEFMRCQVEIGTKVCQNAADARDELTHMRSVLCEVAGRYDMALLAASTHPFAHWDSQKHTEGERYSTIARDLRTVVERLLICGMHVHVGIEDDDLRIELMAQAAYFLPHLLALTTSSPFWRGRDTGLQTFRLSVFDNLPRTGLPEVFGSWAEYRRHVDMLINAGVIEDGTKLWWDLRPSDRWPTLEMRIADVCTNLEDAICVASITRCILRMLYRLRHNNQRWRIYANMLIRENRWRACRYGSTDSDNGGLIDFGRGEIVPYADLLEEILELVRPDAEYFGCVAEIEHARRILQRGTSSERQRNIYNAAIERGVSPRDALIEVTDYLIAETSPVRTTAI, via the coding sequence ATATCGCGCAAGGAACCGGCATTTTCGATTGGTATTGAAGAGGAATTCTGGCTGGTTGATCGCGAAACGCGCGATGTTGCCACCGACCCGGCAGCAGACTTTTTAAAGGATTGTAAGGCGGAACTGGGTGACCATGTTTCAAGCGAGTTCATGCGCTGCCAGGTCGAGATTGGCACCAAAGTTTGCCAAAATGCGGCCGATGCCCGCGATGAACTTACACATATGCGGTCGGTTTTGTGTGAGGTTGCCGGGCGCTATGATATGGCGCTTTTGGCGGCATCGACACATCCCTTTGCCCATTGGGACAGCCAGAAACACACCGAAGGCGAACGCTACAGCACCATTGCGCGCGATTTGCGCACAGTAGTGGAACGTTTGCTGATTTGCGGCATGCACGTTCATGTCGGGATCGAGGATGATGACCTGCGCATCGAACTGATGGCGCAGGCGGCTTATTTTTTACCACATCTATTGGCCTTAACCACATCATCGCCGTTTTGGCGCGGGCGTGATACCGGTTTGCAAACCTTTCGCCTGTCGGTGTTTGATAATTTGCCACGCACCGGCCTGCCGGAGGTTTTTGGCTCCTGGGCGGAATATCGCCGCCATGTTGATATGTTGATCAATGCCGGTGTGATCGAGGATGGCACCAAATTATGGTGGGATTTGCGCCCCAGCGACCGCTGGCCGACCCTTGAAATGCGCATTGCCGATGTCTGCACCAATCTGGAAGACGCGATTTGTGTGGCCTCTATCACGCGCTGTATTTTGCGCATGCTGTATCGTTTGCGCCACAATAATCAACGCTGGCGCATTTATGCCAATATGCTGATCCGGGAAAATCGCTGGCGGGCCTGCCGCTATGGCAGCACTGATAGCGATAATGGAGGGCTGATTGATTTTGGCCGGGGCGAAATTGTGCCCTATGCCGATTTGCTTGAAGAAATTCTGGAGCTTGTCCGCCCTGATGCCGAATATTTTGGCTGTGTTGCCGAAATTGAACATGCCCGCCGGATTTTGCAACGTGGCACCAGTTCCGAACGTCAGCGCAATATCTATAACGCGGCCATTGAACGCGGGGTAAGCCCGCGCGATGCTCTGATCGAGGTGACGGATTATCTGATTGCGGAAACCAGCCCTGTCAGGACAACGGCGATTTAG
- the gcvA gene encoding transcriptional regulator GcvA, which yields MSLPPLATLRAFEAAARHLSFKKAAHELRVTPTAISHQIRLLEETLGLRLFVRKPRQVVLTPAGQELFPVLRDGFTEFGRVIDRIKQHKTQRRLTVSVLPSFAAKWLLPRLSRFQAAHPDIHLSLHTSVEAVDLGGNIADAAIRYGPGPYAGLEVQRLFREHFAPMASPALGLHTVRDLHNLPLLHLNWAHPDDVTPTWSHWFKQAGMDDITLKPGLAFSDDSHAIQAAIAGQGVVLCSLEMTAQERQSGLLCQPFGPLIEGHHYHLVHRATGTNNKVEIEAFGRWLADEVRMAGLEASQNLESDPVG from the coding sequence ATGTCCCTGCCGCCCCTTGCGACATTGCGTGCCTTCGAGGCCGCCGCCCGGCATTTGAGTTTCAAGAAGGCGGCACATGAATTGCGGGTGACACCCACCGCGATCAGCCATCAGATCCGTTTGTTGGAGGAAACACTGGGTTTACGCCTGTTTGTGCGCAAACCCCGGCAGGTTGTGCTAACCCCGGCAGGACAGGAGCTTTTTCCCGTGTTGCGCGATGGTTTTACCGAATTTGGCCGCGTGATTGACCGGATCAAACAGCATAAAACCCAGCGACGCTTAACGGTTTCGGTCCTGCCATCCTTTGCAGCAAAGTGGCTGCTGCCGCGTCTTTCGCGGTTTCAGGCAGCACATCCCGATATTCATCTAAGCCTGCATACATCGGTCGAGGCGGTTGATTTGGGCGGCAATATTGCCGATGCCGCCATTCGCTACGGGCCGGGGCCCTATGCCGGGCTGGAAGTTCAGCGGCTGTTTCGCGAACATTTTGCCCCGATGGCAAGCCCGGCGTTGGGATTGCACACCGTGCGGGACCTGCACAACCTGCCTTTGCTGCATTTGAACTGGGCCCATCCCGACGATGTTACACCGACCTGGTCGCACTGGTTTAAACAGGCGGGCATGGATGATATTACCCTTAAGCCGGGCCTCGCCTTTAGTGATGACAGCCACGCGATTCAGGCGGCGATTGCCGGGCAGGGCGTTGTGTTGTGCAGTTTGGAAATGACCGCGCAGGAACGCCAAAGCGGCCTGTTATGCCAGCCTTTTGGGCCGCTGATTGAAGGGCATCATTATCATTTGGTGCATCGGGCTACGGGCACCAATAATAAGGTCGAGATTGAGGCCTTTGGGCGCTGGCTGGCGGATGAAGTGAGAATGGCCGGGCTTGAGGCATCGCAGAATTTGGAAAGCGACCCGGTAGGGTAA
- a CDS encoding LysR family transcriptional regulator, with product MVDPDWGLYRSFLAVMAQGSLSAAARELGLTQPTVGRHIDELQHHLNVVLFTRSSGGLQPTDAALNLRPHAETLKAAADMLLRAASGLGNDVRGTVRITASDVIGVEVLPGILTSLRNDHPDIEIELALSNRVEDLLRRDADIAIRMVPPRQDALVAKHIGAIDLGMYAHCDYLAQKGVPEDFEALADHALIGVDRDARDLRLLHSLPWPLAKHRFSFRSDQHLSHLAMIRAGYGIGMCQVGVALREPALQRVLPAFSLELDSWVTMHEDLRNNLRCRTVFDALVLGMKTYWRSQKPEHLAV from the coding sequence ATGGTGGATCCGGACTGGGGGCTTTATCGAAGTTTTCTTGCCGTGATGGCGCAAGGTTCTTTATCGGCAGCAGCCCGCGAATTGGGCCTGACGCAGCCGACGGTCGGGCGGCATATTGATGAATTGCAGCATCATTTGAATGTTGTTTTGTTTACGCGCTCGTCTGGCGGATTGCAGCCAACCGATGCGGCGTTAAACCTGCGGCCCCATGCCGAAACCCTGAAGGCGGCGGCTGATATGCTGTTGCGGGCGGCAAGCGGGTTGGGAAATGACGTTCGCGGTACGGTGCGCATTACGGCAAGTGATGTGATCGGGGTGGAAGTTTTGCCCGGTATTTTAACATCCCTGCGAAATGATCATCCCGATATTGAAATTGAATTGGCCCTTAGCAACCGGGTGGAAGATTTGTTGCGCCGGGATGCCGATATTGCCATTCGCATGGTGCCACCCCGCCAGGACGCCCTGGTGGCAAAGCATATTGGCGCCATCGATTTGGGGATGTATGCCCATTGCGATTATTTGGCCCAAAAAGGTGTGCCTGAGGATTTTGAAGCACTGGCAGACCATGCCCTGATCGGTGTTGATCGCGATGCCCGTGATTTGCGTTTGTTGCATTCGCTGCCCTGGCCTTTGGCGAAACACCGGTTTTCATTTCGGTCCGACCAGCATTTATCGCATCTTGCCATGATCCGTGCGGGGTATGGCATTGGTATGTGCCAGGTGGGTGTGGCACTGCGTGAACCCGCGTTGCAAAGGGTATTGCCGGCATTTTCGCTTGAGCTTGATAGCTGGGTCACCATGCACGAGGATTTGCGCAATAATTTGCGCTGTCGAACGGTGTTTGATGCCCTGGTGTTGGGGATGAAAACATACTGGCGATCACAAAAGCCAGAGCATCTCGCCGTTTGA